In the Sphingomonas sp. LM7 genome, one interval contains:
- a CDS encoding MFS transporter: MASSSAAVADRKAGPYAWYVLVVLFLVYALNFIDRQILTILAPHIRRDLGLSHADIGFLYGTAFGVFYALFGIPLGRLADSWHRVRLMSIGLALWSTMTAVSGLSRNGLQLAAARIGVGVGEATASPSAYSLISDWFPRRQRATALAIYSAGIYFGGGFSLYLGGAIVDWWNAAYPVNPPFGLVGWQAAFMAVGLPGLVLALWVLTLREPMRGQSEGLRAPPHPTPFKSFLEDLLTIIPPLTLIGAARNGATALFRNLVVLALVAAAVYALLRLGEPLPQWLAVGIGVYAVYSWSAALRHRDAPTFSLIIGTPAFIAVVLAYGLNAFLAYAVAGLAPSYAAQVFGVTSREAGLWIGGPAILGGFLGVTLGGIAADRLRRRYASGRIMVILFGSLAPIAPMVIAFTTTDKSLFYAMLPITQVFASCALGAAAAATQDLVLPRMRGTATAAFFIGTTLIGLALGPYLAGRVADLTGSLSTGILSLLVTLPLAVGAAIAALRLVPAAEASREARAKAAGEPL; encoded by the coding sequence ATGGCGAGTTCAAGCGCGGCCGTGGCCGATCGCAAGGCCGGCCCTTACGCCTGGTACGTGCTGGTGGTGCTGTTTCTGGTCTATGCGCTCAACTTCATCGACCGCCAGATCCTGACGATCCTCGCCCCGCACATCCGCCGCGACCTCGGGCTCAGCCATGCCGATATCGGCTTTCTCTACGGCACGGCGTTCGGGGTGTTCTATGCGCTGTTCGGCATCCCGCTCGGCCGGCTGGCGGACAGCTGGCACCGCGTCCGGCTGATGTCGATCGGGCTCGCGCTGTGGTCGACGATGACTGCGGTGTCGGGCCTGTCGCGCAACGGCCTCCAGCTCGCCGCCGCGCGGATCGGCGTCGGGGTCGGCGAGGCGACGGCGAGCCCCTCGGCCTATTCGCTGATCTCGGACTGGTTCCCCCGCCGCCAGCGCGCCACCGCGCTCGCCATCTATTCGGCCGGCATCTATTTCGGCGGCGGCTTCTCGCTCTATCTCGGCGGCGCGATCGTCGACTGGTGGAACGCGGCCTATCCCGTCAACCCGCCGTTTGGACTGGTCGGCTGGCAGGCGGCGTTCATGGCGGTCGGCCTGCCCGGGCTCGTCCTCGCGCTGTGGGTGCTGACTCTGCGCGAGCCGATGCGCGGCCAGTCCGAAGGGTTGCGCGCCCCGCCGCACCCCACGCCGTTCAAGAGCTTCCTCGAAGACCTGCTGACGATCATCCCGCCGCTCACCCTGATCGGTGCCGCGCGCAATGGTGCGACTGCGTTGTTCCGCAACCTCGTCGTGCTCGCGCTGGTCGCCGCGGCGGTCTACGCGCTGCTCCGTCTCGGCGAGCCGCTGCCGCAATGGCTCGCCGTGGGGATCGGCGTCTATGCCGTCTACAGCTGGTCGGCCGCGCTGCGCCACCGCGACGCGCCGACCTTCAGCCTGATCATCGGCACGCCCGCCTTTATCGCAGTGGTGCTCGCCTATGGCCTCAACGCCTTCCTCGCCTATGCCGTCGCCGGCCTCGCGCCGAGCTATGCCGCGCAGGTCTTCGGCGTCACCAGCCGCGAGGCGGGGCTGTGGATCGGCGGCCCGGCGATCCTCGGCGGGTTCCTCGGCGTAACGCTGGGCGGAATCGCCGCCGATCGCCTCCGCCGCCGCTATGCCTCGGGCCGGATCATGGTGATCCTGTTCGGCAGCCTCGCGCCGATCGCGCCGATGGTCATCGCCTTCACCACCACCGACAAGTCGTTGTTCTACGCGATGCTGCCGATCACCCAGGTCTTCGCCAGCTGCGCGCTGGGTGCCGCCGCCGCCGCGACGCAGGACCTCGTCCTCCCCCGCATGCGCGGCACCGCTACCGCCGCCTTCTTCATCGGCACCACGCTGATCGGCCTCGCGCTCGGCCCCTATCTCGCCGGCCGGGTCGCCGACCTGACCGGCAGCCTCTCCACCGGCATCCTCTCGCTGCTGGTGACGCTGCCGCTGGCGGTAGGCGCCGCGATCGCCGCGCTGCGGCTGGTCCCGGCGGCCGAGGCATCGCGCGAGGCGCGGGCGAAAGCCGCGGGTGAGCCGCTGTGA
- a CDS encoding glycoside hydrolase 43 family protein, with product MARMSRLLVAMMLGAAALPIAAAAQVPGKTWTADNGDGTFTNPLFYDEFSDPDMIRVGEDYYLTGTTNHSQPGLPILHSRDLVNWTLLGYAFDRMDLGPDMRLEGGKSMYGQGIWAPSFRYHNGIFYIFSNVNGHTTQVFRATNPAGPWTRTPMKRSLHDLGVLFDDDGKVYVVWGYREVRMAQLNAALDDVVPGSERVIIKAEQGMGEGAHLYKVDGRYYISSAWFSGRMRMPMARADKPYGPYEVNHAISLDEGWGSEEGYRHRGEPRPPFDIAPPTTALGRNVLHQGGIVQTPQGEWWGFSMTDYNSLGRLTGLSPVTWKDGWPYFGLPGNLGRTPRTWVKPATGVVQKPFAPYVRDDGFAGPALGRVWQWNHVPDDAKWSLKERRGYLRLHTLPAVDLMTARNSLTQRAIGPQSSPVTLLETTGLRDGDTAGLALFGLPWRTLGVTQAGGKQAIEFRDQRDGKVVRVPFAEGRVWLRAQCDWLTEKARFEYSLDGRKFTPIGEPFVMAFQLKTFQGIRYALFAYNQTGRAGGHADFDSFAVDQPNAKGLMHPIPLGKTVTLVLHGSKLALAEHETSIVARAGGDAARFRVIDKGLGRVALALGGGHLSINASGDAWVKPGDAGMAETFAWMETIYGEPMLMSLATQRYLMVDSSGQVSATSPGARADRADHARFVVTEVGGR from the coding sequence ATGGCTCGGATGTCGCGGCTGTTGGTGGCGATGATGCTGGGGGCTGCGGCGTTGCCCATAGCGGCGGCGGCGCAGGTGCCGGGCAAGACCTGGACTGCCGACAATGGCGACGGGACCTTCACCAATCCGCTGTTCTATGACGAGTTTTCCGACCCCGACATGATCCGGGTGGGCGAGGATTACTACCTCACCGGCACCACCAACCACAGCCAGCCCGGGCTGCCGATCCTCCATTCGCGCGATCTGGTGAACTGGACGCTGCTCGGCTACGCCTTCGACCGAATGGACCTGGGTCCAGACATGCGGCTCGAGGGCGGCAAGAGCATGTACGGCCAGGGGATCTGGGCGCCGAGCTTCCGCTACCACAACGGCATCTTCTACATTTTCTCCAACGTCAACGGCCACACGACGCAGGTCTTCCGCGCGACCAATCCGGCGGGGCCGTGGACGCGGACGCCGATGAAGCGCTCGCTCCACGATCTCGGCGTGCTCTTCGACGACGACGGCAAGGTCTATGTGGTGTGGGGCTATCGCGAAGTGCGGATGGCGCAGCTGAATGCGGCGCTCGACGATGTGGTGCCGGGCAGCGAGCGAGTGATCATCAAGGCCGAGCAGGGGATGGGCGAGGGGGCGCATCTCTACAAGGTCGACGGGCGCTATTACATCTCCAGCGCGTGGTTCTCGGGACGGATGCGGATGCCGATGGCGCGCGCCGACAAGCCCTATGGCCCGTATGAAGTGAACCACGCGATCAGCCTCGACGAAGGCTGGGGGAGCGAGGAGGGATACCGCCACCGCGGCGAGCCCAGGCCGCCGTTCGACATCGCCCCGCCGACCACCGCGCTGGGGCGCAACGTGCTGCACCAGGGCGGGATCGTCCAGACGCCGCAGGGCGAATGGTGGGGCTTCTCGATGACCGACTATAATTCGCTGGGGCGGCTTACCGGGCTGTCGCCGGTGACGTGGAAGGACGGCTGGCCCTATTTCGGGCTGCCGGGCAATCTGGGGCGGACGCCGCGGACCTGGGTCAAGCCGGCGACGGGCGTGGTGCAGAAGCCGTTCGCGCCCTATGTGCGCGACGATGGCTTTGCCGGGCCGGCGCTGGGGCGGGTGTGGCAGTGGAACCATGTGCCGGATGACGCGAAGTGGTCGCTCAAGGAGCGGCGCGGGTATCTGCGGCTGCATACGCTGCCTGCCGTCGATCTGATGACTGCGCGCAATTCGCTGACCCAGCGGGCGATCGGGCCGCAATCCTCGCCGGTGACTTTGCTCGAGACCACGGGTCTGCGCGACGGCGATACCGCCGGGCTGGCGCTGTTCGGGCTGCCGTGGCGGACGCTGGGCGTAACGCAGGCGGGCGGCAAGCAGGCGATCGAGTTTCGCGACCAGCGCGACGGCAAGGTGGTGCGGGTGCCGTTTGCGGAGGGCAGGGTCTGGCTGCGCGCGCAATGCGACTGGCTGACCGAGAAGGCGCGGTTCGAATATAGCCTCGACGGGCGCAAATTTACGCCGATCGGCGAGCCGTTCGTGATGGCGTTCCAGCTCAAGACCTTCCAGGGCATCCGCTATGCGCTGTTCGCGTATAATCAGACCGGGCGGGCGGGCGGCCATGCCGATTTCGACAGCTTCGCGGTGGACCAGCCCAATGCGAAGGGACTGATGCATCCGATCCCCCTGGGCAAGACGGTGACGCTGGTGTTGCACGGGAGCAAGCTGGCGCTGGCCGAGCATGAGACGTCGATCGTCGCGCGGGCGGGCGGCGACGCGGCGCGGTTCCGGGTGATCGACAAGGGGCTGGGGCGCGTGGCGCTGGCGCTGGGCGGCGGGCATCTCTCGATCAACGCGAGCGGCGACGCGTGGGTGAAGCCGGGCGACGCGGGGATGGCCGAGACCTTTGCGTGGATGGAGACGATTTATGGCGAGCCGATGCTGATGTCGCTCGCCACGCAGCGCTATCTCATGGTGGATTCGAGCGGGCAGGTCTCGGCGACCAGCCCCGGCGCGCGGGCGGACCGGGCGGACCATGCGCGGTTCGTGGTGACGGAGGTAGGCGGGCGCTGA
- a CDS encoding ABC transporter permease, with protein sequence MRNVISAEWTKLLPHKGTWMLVWLYPIGLAAILLLMFFVALATGNAGAPMIASRWIEQTALIWYTPTSGFGRYLIAGYFAIVFAGEYGWNTWKLVVPHCARWKLIAAKYAVTLGLLYLAWLAAAVIALVMAGVQAAALGVPVPSGVTAAALVEGHLAIVAQGIVPLLLTAAYASFAAVLTRSTLAALIISIVLITIDEVFAKLMPVLSAWGMDWMAVLFRVVPSYHLENLMSWMRDGAGFQVPLASGTVVAYSQTVSLLVLAAWIVGLVALVFAAFRRQDLN encoded by the coding sequence ATGCGTAACGTGATCTCGGCGGAATGGACCAAGCTGCTGCCGCACAAGGGCACCTGGATGCTGGTGTGGCTGTATCCGATCGGGCTGGCGGCGATCCTGCTCCTGATGTTCTTCGTCGCGCTGGCGACCGGCAATGCCGGCGCGCCGATGATCGCGTCGCGCTGGATCGAGCAGACCGCGCTGATCTGGTACACGCCGACGAGCGGGTTCGGCCGCTATCTGATCGCCGGCTATTTCGCGATCGTGTTCGCCGGGGAATATGGCTGGAACACCTGGAAGCTGGTGGTGCCGCATTGCGCGCGATGGAAGCTGATCGCGGCCAAATATGCCGTGACGCTGGGGCTGCTCTATCTGGCCTGGCTGGCGGCCGCGGTGATCGCGCTGGTCATGGCGGGGGTGCAGGCGGCCGCGCTGGGCGTCCCGGTGCCTTCGGGGGTGACCGCAGCCGCGCTGGTGGAGGGGCATCTGGCGATCGTCGCGCAGGGGATCGTGCCGCTGCTGCTGACCGCAGCCTATGCGAGCTTTGCGGCGGTGCTGACGCGATCGACGCTGGCGGCGCTGATCATCTCGATCGTGCTGATCACGATCGACGAAGTGTTCGCCAAGCTGATGCCGGTGCTCAGTGCTTGGGGAATGGACTGGATGGCGGTCCTGTTCCGGGTGGTGCCGAGCTATCACCTCGAGAATCTGATGAGCTGGATGCGCGACGGCGCCGGGTTCCAGGTGCCGCTCGCCAGCGGGACGGTGGTCGCCTATTCGCAAACGGTGTCGCTGCTCGTGCTGGCGGCGTGGATCGTCGGGCTGGTGGCGCTGGTGTTCGCGGCATTCCGGCGGCAGGACCTCAACTGA
- a CDS encoding ABC transporter ATP-binding protein — MEQMRGGGEPVLEIAGLGKTYGRRGGGVRAVQDVSLTVRAGEVYGFLGANGAGKSTTIRMLLGLITPSAGTIRMFGRDLRHGQPVRRVGSLVDGGAFYPFLSGRRNLDVLARTQGLDGTGIDALLAQVGLERDGHRKVKGYSTGMRQRLGVAAALLNDPDLVILDEPANGLDAAGIQEMRALIRRLTAEHGKSVFLSSHLLNEVQQVCDRVAIIDRGVLIREASVADLLQTEASLRIVATPLEAARAALAERWPCEIDGTALVVRAEQAQAPEILRRLVEARIDVFSLAPSQRTLEEAFLAITQSETADA, encoded by the coding sequence ATGGAGCAGATGCGCGGGGGCGGGGAACCGGTCCTTGAGATCGCCGGGCTGGGCAAGACCTATGGCCGGCGCGGCGGCGGCGTGCGCGCCGTCCAGGACGTGTCGCTCACCGTGCGCGCGGGCGAGGTCTATGGCTTTCTGGGCGCCAATGGCGCGGGGAAGAGCACGACGATCCGGATGCTGCTGGGGCTGATCACGCCGAGCGCGGGGACGATCCGGATGTTCGGACGCGACCTGCGGCACGGCCAGCCGGTGCGGCGGGTAGGGTCGCTGGTCGATGGCGGGGCATTTTATCCGTTCCTGTCCGGGCGGCGGAACCTCGACGTACTGGCGCGGACGCAGGGGCTGGACGGCACCGGCATCGATGCGCTGCTGGCGCAGGTCGGGCTGGAGCGCGACGGCCACCGCAAGGTGAAGGGCTATTCCACCGGCATGCGGCAGCGGCTGGGCGTCGCCGCCGCGCTGCTCAACGATCCCGACCTCGTCATCCTCGACGAGCCTGCCAACGGCCTCGACGCGGCGGGCATCCAGGAGATGCGCGCGCTGATCCGCCGGCTGACCGCCGAGCATGGCAAGAGCGTGTTCCTGTCGAGCCATCTGCTCAACGAAGTGCAGCAGGTCTGCGATCGCGTGGCGATCATCGACCGCGGCGTGCTGATCCGCGAAGCATCGGTGGCGGACCTGCTCCAGACCGAAGCGAGCCTGCGCATCGTCGCGACGCCGCTGGAAGCCGCGCGCGCGGCGCTGGCGGAGCGCTGGCCGTGCGAAATCGACGGCACCGCGCTGGTGGTGCGCGCCGAACAGGCGCAGGCGCCCGAGATATTGCGTCGGCTGGTGGAGGCCCGGATCGACGTGTTCAGCCTGGCGCCGTCGCAGCGCACGCTGGAGGAAGCGTTCCTGGCGATCACCCAGTCGGAGACGGCCGATGCGTAA
- a CDS encoding DUF559 domain-containing protein: MFPAREGEADARRTVYLTPQGWRVIRLWNSDVLASPDGAAQFIL, encoded by the coding sequence ATATTCCCTGCAAGGGAGGGGGAAGCGGATGCGCGGCGCACGGTCTACCTCACGCCTCAAGGCTGGCGAGTAATCCGGTTGTGGAATTCCGACGTGCTCGCCAGTCCAGATGGCGCTGCCCAGTTTATTCTGTAG
- a CDS encoding superoxide dismutase family protein, which translates to MKVVAMVAVAAAVAVSGCATPEQNARYMAGKYRAQADIMNPAGEKIGTAIAEEVDGAIRVMVEAGKLPQGPHGTHIHTVGKCEAPDYASAGGHWNPTSHQHGKENPAGPHAGDMPNLDIDADGRDRTIFTLPGGTYAGLLDEDGAAIVIHANADDYKTDPSGNSGGRIACGVFQAM; encoded by the coding sequence ATGAAGGTCGTGGCGATGGTGGCGGTTGCAGCCGCAGTGGCAGTGAGCGGGTGCGCGACTCCCGAGCAGAATGCGCGCTACATGGCGGGCAAGTACCGCGCGCAGGCGGACATCATGAACCCCGCGGGCGAGAAGATCGGCACCGCGATCGCCGAGGAAGTCGACGGTGCGATCCGCGTGATGGTCGAGGCGGGCAAGCTGCCGCAGGGGCCGCACGGGACGCATATCCACACCGTCGGCAAGTGCGAGGCGCCGGACTATGCCAGCGCGGGCGGGCACTGGAACCCGACCAGCCACCAGCATGGCAAGGAGAATCCGGCGGGTCCCCATGCCGGCGACATGCCCAATCTGGACATCGACGCCGACGGGCGCGACCGCACGATCTTCACGCTGCCGGGCGGCACCTATGCCGGGCTGCTCGACGAGGACGGCGCGGCGATCGTGATCCACGCCAATGCCGACGACTACAAGACCGACCCGTCGGGCAATTCGGGCGGGCGGATCGCGTGCGGGGTGTTCCAGGCGATGTGA
- a CDS encoding DUF6894 family protein codes for MPQFFFQLRTQGSAPRRDDTPREFPSLAAALAEGQGRARSLIHNHRRRAPAPLRGTLEIEDERHHPVARILLADIARQIS; via the coding sequence ATGCCCCAGTTCTTCTTCCAGCTGCGCACCCAGGGAAGCGCCCCCCGCCGCGACGACACCCCCCGCGAATTCCCAAGCCTCGCCGCCGCGCTCGCCGAGGGCCAGGGCCGCGCCCGCTCGCTGATCCACAACCACCGCCGCCGCGCCCCCGCCCCGCTCCGCGGCACACTCGAGATCGAAGACGAACGCCACCACCCGGTCGCGCGGATATTGCTCGCGGATATCGCGCGGCAGATCAGCTAG
- a CDS encoding VWA domain-containing protein encodes MDVARSCIPGLLALAICGCGGSKNETSDDASAPLSNVSADEVVQARAYVGQFTTENPERCFEEVRLNQPELERRASDGIGPRIPPVRVVVAIDGSGSMAGRIGGQTKLDLAREAATRFVDGLPSSVEASLLVFGQQGDNSEAGKAKSCAGVDLLAHMSNDRAALGAAVSRVRAVGWTPLAAGLARAETLLARSSTEGEQVIYVVSDGEETCGGDPVATARRINSGKTLAIVNIIGFGLPSSEAAVLKAVSDSGGGSFVNVNSRADYDRTLGQVRESNRQAGNAVRQSNATSGNAVRTSNAFSSAAVCISNIISGESVRMSNDLSVRAVRGEALPFDRTALALLKERHEALKVGLKRYQARLQGSESRARDTIDAAADAVR; translated from the coding sequence ATGGACGTCGCTCGTAGCTGCATTCCCGGTCTCCTGGCGCTGGCCATCTGTGGATGCGGCGGTTCCAAAAATGAAACCAGCGACGACGCGTCGGCGCCGCTGAGCAACGTAAGCGCGGACGAGGTCGTACAGGCGCGCGCCTATGTCGGCCAGTTCACCACCGAGAACCCCGAACGCTGCTTCGAAGAAGTCAGGCTGAATCAGCCAGAGCTGGAACGGCGTGCGAGCGATGGAATCGGGCCCCGCATTCCGCCGGTTCGCGTCGTTGTCGCGATCGACGGCTCCGGCTCGATGGCGGGTCGGATCGGCGGACAGACCAAACTCGATCTCGCCCGCGAGGCTGCCACGCGCTTCGTCGACGGCCTGCCGTCGTCCGTGGAGGCCTCGCTACTCGTCTTCGGGCAGCAGGGAGACAACAGCGAGGCGGGCAAGGCCAAGTCCTGCGCGGGCGTCGACCTTCTTGCCCATATGTCAAATGATCGCGCGGCGCTCGGTGCCGCAGTCTCCAGGGTTCGGGCGGTGGGCTGGACGCCGCTCGCCGCCGGCCTCGCAAGGGCCGAGACGCTGCTGGCCCGCTCTTCGACCGAAGGAGAACAGGTTATTTATGTCGTCTCCGACGGCGAGGAAACCTGCGGAGGCGATCCGGTGGCGACTGCGCGACGGATCAACAGCGGCAAGACTCTTGCGATCGTCAATATCATCGGTTTCGGCCTGCCATCGAGCGAAGCGGCGGTGCTGAAGGCTGTCTCCGATTCCGGCGGCGGCAGTTTCGTCAACGTCAACAGCCGCGCCGATTATGACCGGACGCTCGGGCAGGTGCGCGAATCCAACCGCCAGGCTGGTAATGCCGTGCGCCAGAGCAATGCCACCTCGGGTAACGCAGTGCGTACCTCAAACGCGTTCAGCAGCGCCGCCGTCTGCATCAGCAACATAATCAGCGGCGAAAGCGTCCGGATGAGCAATGACCTGTCCGTAAGGGCCGTTCGGGGCGAGGCTCTGCCATTTGATCGCACTGCCCTAGCGCTGCTGAAGGAGCGACACGAGGCATTGAAGGTTGGGCTGAAACGCTATCAAGCGCGGTTGCAGGGCAGCGAATCTCGTGCGCGCGACACGATCGATGCAGCCGCCGATGCGGTCCGCTAG
- the acnA gene encoding aconitate hydratase AcnA: MTAIGNDTLGTRDTLTVGEKSYSFYSLPKAAKKLGDISRLPFSMKVLLENMLRFEDGKTVTKDDAQALVDWQKDARSNREIQYRPARVLMQDFTGVPCVVDLAAMRDAITKLGGDAAKINPQVPVHLVIDHSVMVDEFGTPQSFGQNVELEYERNSERYEFLKWGSKALDNFQVVPPGTGICHQVNLEYISQSIWSSAAPDGSIVAYPDTLVGTDSHTTMVNGLGVLGWGVGGIEAEAAMLGQPVSMLIPEVVGFKLTGALGEGITATDLVLTVTQMLRAKGVVGRFVEFYGPGLHAMTLADRATIANMAPEYGATCGFFPIDEKTMDYMRLTGRPDDTIALVEAYAKAQGMWHDVDSPEPIFTDALELDMSCVRPSLAGPKRPQDRVSLDVVDEVFNADLQKVYHKDRAERVAVEGAEHDIGDGDVVIAAITSCTNTSNPSVLIAAGLVARKARALGLTRKPWVKTSLAPGSQVVTDYLNKAGLSEDLDAIGFNLVGYGCTTCIGNSGPLAEPISAAINGNDIVAASVLSGNRNFEGRVSPDVRANFLASPPLVVAYALKGTVTEDMYETPIGEGTNGPVFLKDIWPSNAEVAGLIAANIDDEMFRTRYSNVYLGDSHWQGITVAGSATYAWPVSSTYIHNPPYFEGLTMTPAPVQDIIDAKPLAILGDSITTDHISPAGSIKADSPAGKFLQDHQVARKDFNSYGARRGNDEVMVRGTFANIRIKNEMVPGIEGGMTKYHDQVMPIYDAAMRHKADGTPLVIVAGKEYGTGSSRDWAAKGTNLLGVRAVITESFERIHRSNLVGMGVVPLQFAEGVTRQTLRLDGSETFTITGVASLRPRQDVEVTLTRKDGKTETFQTRCRIDTVNELEYFLNGGILQYVLRNLAA, from the coding sequence ATGACCGCCATCGGCAACGATACGCTCGGCACCCGCGATACCCTCACCGTCGGTGAGAAGAGCTACAGCTTCTATTCGCTGCCCAAGGCCGCGAAGAAGCTCGGCGACATCAGCCGCCTGCCCTTCTCGATGAAGGTGCTGCTCGAGAACATGCTGCGCTTCGAGGACGGCAAGACCGTCACCAAGGACGATGCCCAGGCGCTGGTCGACTGGCAGAAGGACGCGCGCTCGAACCGCGAGATCCAGTATCGCCCCGCCCGCGTGCTGATGCAGGACTTCACCGGCGTGCCGTGCGTGGTCGATCTCGCCGCGATGCGCGACGCCATCACCAAGCTGGGCGGCGACGCGGCCAAGATCAATCCGCAGGTCCCCGTCCATCTCGTCATCGATCACTCGGTGATGGTCGACGAGTTCGGCACCCCGCAGTCGTTCGGCCAGAATGTCGAGCTCGAGTATGAGCGCAATTCGGAGCGCTACGAGTTCCTCAAATGGGGTTCGAAGGCGCTCGACAATTTCCAGGTCGTTCCCCCTGGCACCGGCATCTGCCACCAGGTCAATCTGGAATATATCTCGCAGTCGATCTGGTCGTCGGCCGCGCCCGACGGCTCGATCGTCGCCTATCCCGACACGCTTGTCGGCACCGACAGCCACACCACGATGGTCAATGGCCTCGGCGTGCTCGGCTGGGGCGTCGGCGGGATCGAGGCCGAGGCCGCGATGCTCGGCCAGCCGGTGTCGATGCTCATCCCCGAAGTCGTCGGCTTCAAGCTGACCGGCGCGCTGGGCGAGGGCATCACCGCCACCGATCTGGTGCTCACCGTCACCCAGATGCTGCGCGCCAAGGGCGTGGTCGGCCGCTTCGTCGAATTCTACGGCCCCGGCCTCCACGCGATGACGCTGGCCGATCGCGCGACGATCGCCAACATGGCGCCCGAGTACGGCGCGACCTGCGGCTTCTTCCCGATCGACGAGAAGACCATGGATTACATGCGTCTCACCGGCCGTCCGGACGATACGATCGCGCTGGTCGAAGCCTATGCCAAGGCACAGGGCATGTGGCACGATGTCGACAGCCCCGAGCCGATCTTCACCGACGCGCTCGAGCTCGACATGAGCTGCGTCCGCCCGTCGCTCGCCGGCCCCAAGCGTCCGCAGGACCGGGTGAGCCTCGACGTGGTCGACGAAGTGTTCAACGCCGATCTGCAGAAGGTCTATCACAAGGACCGCGCCGAGCGCGTCGCAGTCGAAGGCGCCGAGCACGATATCGGCGACGGCGACGTCGTGATCGCCGCGATCACTTCGTGCACCAACACCTCGAACCCCTCGGTGCTGATCGCCGCGGGCCTGGTGGCGCGCAAGGCACGCGCGCTCGGCCTGACGCGCAAGCCGTGGGTCAAGACGTCGCTGGCGCCGGGCTCGCAGGTCGTGACCGACTATCTCAACAAGGCGGGGCTCAGCGAGGATCTCGACGCGATCGGGTTCAACCTCGTCGGCTATGGCTGCACCACCTGCATCGGCAATTCGGGCCCGCTCGCCGAGCCGATTTCTGCGGCGATCAACGGCAACGACATCGTCGCGGCCTCGGTCCTCTCGGGCAACCGCAATTTCGAGGGCCGCGTGTCGCCCGACGTGCGCGCCAACTTCCTCGCCTCGCCGCCGCTGGTCGTCGCCTATGCGCTCAAGGGCACGGTAACCGAGGACATGTACGAGACGCCGATCGGCGAGGGCACCAACGGCCCCGTCTTCCTCAAGGACATCTGGCCCTCGAATGCGGAAGTCGCCGGGCTGATCGCCGCCAACATCGACGACGAGATGTTCCGTACCCGATATTCGAACGTGTACCTCGGCGACAGCCACTGGCAGGGCATCACCGTAGCCGGCTCGGCCACCTATGCCTGGCCGGTCAGCAGCACTTATATCCACAACCCGCCCTACTTCGAAGGCCTGACGATGACTCCCGCCCCGGTGCAGGACATCATCGATGCCAAGCCCTTGGCAATCCTCGGAGATTCGATCACCACCGACCATATTTCGCCGGCCGGTTCGATCAAGGCGGACAGCCCCGCGGGCAAGTTCCTCCAGGACCATCAGGTCGCGCGCAAGGACTTCAACAGCTACGGCGCGCGCCGCGGCAACGACGAAGTCATGGTTCGCGGCACCTTCGCCAACATTCGCATCAAGAACGAAATGGTCCCCGGCATCGAAGGCGGCATGACCAAATATCACGATCAGGTCATGCCGATCTACGACGCCGCGATGCGCCACAAGGCCGATGGCACCCCGCTGGTGATCGTCGCCGGCAAGGAATATGGCACCGGCTCGTCGCGCGACTGGGCGGCCAAGGGCACCAACCTGCTCGGCGTGCGCGCCGTGATCACGGAGAGCTTCGAGCGCATCCACCGCTCGAACCTGGTCGGCATGGGCGTCGTCCCGCTCCAGTTCGCCGAAGGGGTGACGCGCCAGACGCTCCGCCTCGACGGTTCGGAGACCTTCACGATCACCGGCGTCGCCAGCCTGCGTCCGCGCCAGGACGTCGAAGTTACGCTCACCCGCAAGGACGGCAAGACCGAGACCTTCCAGACCCGCTGCCGCATCGATACGGTCAACGAGCTGGAATATTTCCTCAACGGCGGCATCCTGCAGTACGTGCTGCGCAACCTCGCCGCATAA
- a CDS encoding FKBP-type peptidyl-prolyl cis-trans isomerase encodes MKKAYLIGLGVAALAAATAAAALQTGGQATAPDISQDAAWHNKQMLALAQLKTSDGWQSLPGNLRWRRIKGDGRGKHPTVQDVVKIHYAGTLVDGTEFDSSYSRGEPATFPLGALIPAWQVAVPMMGVGDTIEIATPSDLAYGPESKGPIPGGATLLFKIELLGIGE; translated from the coding sequence TTGAAGAAAGCGTATCTGATCGGGCTGGGCGTGGCCGCGCTGGCCGCGGCGACCGCCGCGGCGGCTCTCCAGACCGGCGGGCAGGCCACGGCGCCGGACATTTCGCAGGACGCCGCCTGGCACAACAAGCAGATGCTGGCGCTCGCGCAGTTGAAGACGAGCGACGGCTGGCAGTCGCTGCCGGGCAATCTGCGCTGGCGTCGGATCAAGGGCGACGGGCGCGGCAAGCACCCGACCGTGCAGGACGTGGTCAAGATCCATTATGCCGGCACGCTGGTCGACGGGACCGAGTTTGACAGCTCCTATTCGCGCGGCGAACCGGCGACTTTCCCGCTCGGCGCGCTGATCCCGGCCTGGCAGGTGGCGGTGCCGATGATGGGCGTGGGCGACACGATCGAAATCGCGACTCCGTCCGACCTTGCCTATGGCCCGGAGAGCAAGGGGCCGATCCCGGGCGGCGCGACCCTGTTGTTCAAGATCGAGTTGCTGGGGATCGGGGAGTAA